Proteins encoded together in one Bradyrhizobium sp. CB82 window:
- a CDS encoding VOC family protein yields the protein MALKNVIGIDHAVVMVKDLDKAAENYKRLGFTISPRGTHSAHMGSGNYTIMFDPDYMELLGVLAPTEHNAPARAFLEKHGEGIERIAFTAVDSTAGAEEIRARGLTPVGPVDFERPVTLPNGSVSAAKFRVFQWPVAEAPGGVRIFACQHKTRETVWIPELMTHANRAKRLKQVLIATPEPTKDAAHLSRLIDREAKAEADGAVTVPSGGNRADFVFLRLDQLGRRYPGVSLEGLAERGGAALVLVSGDLAATEKALGAAASRSGAAICVAPAAANGTLLAFVAG from the coding sequence GTGGCCCTCAAAAACGTCATCGGAATCGACCACGCCGTGGTCATGGTGAAGGATCTCGACAAGGCCGCGGAAAACTACAAGCGGCTCGGCTTCACCATCTCGCCACGCGGCACCCACAGCGCGCATATGGGATCGGGCAACTACACCATCATGTTCGACCCCGACTATATGGAATTGCTCGGCGTGCTCGCGCCGACGGAACATAATGCTCCGGCGCGCGCCTTTCTCGAAAAGCACGGTGAGGGCATCGAGCGCATCGCCTTCACCGCGGTCGATTCCACGGCGGGCGCCGAGGAGATCCGCGCGCGCGGACTGACGCCGGTCGGCCCGGTTGATTTCGAGCGACCGGTGACGCTGCCAAACGGCTCGGTGTCGGCGGCAAAATTCCGCGTCTTCCAGTGGCCGGTTGCGGAAGCGCCGGGCGGCGTGCGCATCTTCGCCTGCCAGCACAAGACGCGCGAGACGGTGTGGATTCCCGAGCTGATGACGCATGCCAACAGAGCGAAGCGGCTGAAGCAGGTACTGATCGCAACCCCGGAGCCGACGAAGGACGCCGCGCATCTGTCGCGCCTGATCGACCGCGAGGCAAAAGCGGAAGCCGACGGCGCCGTGACGGTGCCCTCCGGCGGCAACCGCGCCGACTTCGTGTTCCTGAGGCTCGACCAGCTCGGCAGGCGCTATCCCGGCGTCTCGCTCGAAGGTCTTGCCGAGCGCGGCGGGGCGGCGCTCGTGCTGGTGAGCGGCGATCTCGCGGCGACCGAGAAGGCGCTCGGTGCAGCCGCCTCGCGCAGCGGCGCTGCGATCTGCGTGGCGCCGGCCGCAGCCAACGGCACCCTGCTCGCCTTCGTTGCCGGCTGA